In Camelus dromedarius isolate mCamDro1 chromosome 7, mCamDro1.pat, whole genome shotgun sequence, the sequence GATCCTTAGAGATCAGTATTACTGCTTTTAAAACAGTAGTTAAGCTTTGGTGATTTTAAACTCCTCAGCTAAAGCGAATGAAGTTCCCTGCTGACAATAACACCAATCACCAGGATTTCTGCGGTTAAGACCCCTGTGCTCCACTCAGCTATACACTGTCATAGGACTAGACCTCAGATGATATATTTAAAGGAGGTAAAAAGTCATAGCAGCAACACTGGATGTGGCTTAAGTACTGCAGCTATTTAAAAGCCAGAGGAATGGTAAATTAAGCCTCTTGGGGGTTGCTCCTATTTCTTTGGAGATGTTGTAATTAACAGTGTGTCTTCTTTGCCTGAATTACCCGTTTCTAAGAATTACTTAATGACAGTTTACCAAATCCTCAACATCTTTTGAGTCTTCTGAAACAGGACTGCCCAGAGATGATCCAATGATGTTTGATTCTTCTCGATGATGCTGGAGTATGGGATCTATAAAGAGTTAAGTTTCAAGTTAGTTaatcttaaatgtatatattctctAACCCACATCAGGAACCAAAGTGAAAATTTAACAAGACCGACTGACTGCCTGATTTCCCGCGTAAGATTCACCGCGGCACCCGATGAAGTTACTGTGTTCTACAGTACCTGTTAGTGTTGTCAAAGGCAAGACAGATTCAGTGTCTATAACATCAGATGTCTGGATAAAGCCATGTGGTGAAGGAACTATAAGTATCGTTTCATCATCAATTGTTGTTTGATCAACTTGTTCTTCTATGGTAGGAGACTCTAAAgcctaaataataataataatatttatatagatagaatttaaagaatctttcattccattaaaaaaacttaaaaaaatgacattcttTCTCATACTCCTTATTAGTTTTCCTTAAGTCCCTGAACACGTTTACGTTTGAAAGGACCTAGCTTTCAAAATTATCCTGCTTTAAAgttagaaagtaaagaaatgaaagttAAGGTCTTAAAATGGACAAAAGTAATAACCTAATAACCTCATTCTCTAAATACTAGCAAAAAACCAATTCTGCTATTATCACACTGTGGGATGAGGTTCCTAAGCTGAACCACAAAGATCTGTTACAAACCACCCACCGGAAAATCCTTCTGTAGGTGCCAGCAAACATTTCTTAATCTATTGGAGGTGGACAGGGAAAGGGTTTAGTGAGGAACTGTGATCAGACAGAGCCACACTGCTGGCTGAGGGATACTTGTGAGGTCAGGTAGGGGTTTTCACTTTGTGTGTCTAAAGAAAATAGGAAGGTATCGAAGGACATCTCTTCCACAAATGATTTCTAGGCTTTTCCCAAACTGCAAGTTTGAGACCTAAGGCTGTTTCCTTAAGTGCAACTTACCTCAGTAACATAAGCACGGGCTAAAGGGGAGGGTGTGTCCTCTTGTTTAAGGTCTGTGTCAGAGATTTCTTCTTCTGTTCTGACCATAACACTATTCATCAGTTCTGTGCTATTTTGGTCACTGAATTTGGATACATGAGCATCATTAAATGACGGCTCTATAGTAATCTTAGGCTGATGAATTTCATCTGGGAAAGTATCTGCTTCTAGGGCATCTGGAGGCTCAGGAAAATCAGATGAATGAATATCACTATCCACTGTCAGTTCTGCTTGGGATATGGAAGAAGTGATGTCCTCTGTGGCAACTGTCTGAATGATGACTCTTGGTGTGTGACACTGCACTGTGACGTTGTCACTCGTGTTCAGCAAGTGTTCAGGctataaaatgttaaagaaaacaatcaatggcaaaatgaaaaagtaCCTACCAGACTAAAGttaaagacaataaataacattTGTAAGTGGTACTCTATTGTCCCCTCCATGCCTCTCACCCCTGGAACTGCAGTGTTCTTATCACTGTTTTTCTAGACCCCTATCCTTTACCTCCTGGGGCCCCCTGCTCTCTTACTAGCCCCATTCCCCTAATGTAAGTCCATCTCATATAAGGAGACACAGGAGATGAGGGATGTATCCCAGTGAACGTGTAAAACACTGCTCCTGGGACAACGGGTAggaaaaattgtttaaataagtGGACTACATCAGTATTGGCTCCTGTATTTTCTATCAACTACTCCTGGTCCCTAATAGGTACTCAAGTCCTTGAACTGAGCTCAAAATTTATCTCCCCCCTCACCCCAAGATATTGTTATTGAAGCATATGAGTCATCTCTGGTGACACTTATCAGTTAGCCAGTCTTTTCTACAGAAACTAGAAGAATTAAGGAATTTAAGGTAACGTACGGATAAAGCGTGAACAATGATCTGTTCAGGAgaagcaggagcagcagctgTCAGCGTTACTGTGGGACTAGCAGTCAGCGTTAGGGGAAGGCCTTGGCTTGAGCTTGTTTGAAGTAGGTAGGTGCCTGGAGTGCCAGTGGGCTGTAAATGGAAAGActtaaggaaaaggaagaataagaTCAGCAAAGGTGTGTCAGACTACTGAGCAAGCAGACTTGGTGCTCATCAGGTCTAGCTTTACACCCAGAAGGGGGACTTTAATTTACTAGCCACAAAGGTACTTACCAATCATGAAGGGGCAAGCAATAAAATGGAGAGTATAACATTCTGGACTATTTATCTAATAAGTCATTTCTCGGCCTGCAGGTTTAACAGAGAGGCAAGGCCTTTATCCTGCTCTTTACTCCCTGTATTTCTATGGTCTGGTCTCAGCTATTTGTTTCAGGTCCAGGACATGGTCAAATAAGCCACTGTTTCCAGTGCTGTAACCCAGCACACCAGTCTTCCCTGTTTATTCTTTCTCTGTAGCCCATAAAAACCGGCAgtctcagctttaaaaaaaaaaaaaaaaagcttcacatTTTTGAAAAGGTACTACAGCAGCATTTACTTACTTAAGAGTTCTTCCATAGTacaattttaggaatttttttgtgtgtgttaaggGAAAATGTACAGTAATAGCAATTAGTGTTCTGCTGAAGGGAAAAATTCCTAATTGAAAAGCTGGTTAACTGATAGTACATCTGTCTTTCAAGATCTTTCATGGAAGTGTACCAAAACTATTGAAAACAAAACACCTTTCACAATCATAAGCTTCTATACAATAATTTGAGTCTGGTGTATCTGAACACCCTAAAGGCAAAGTATCTGCATTTAAAATAGAGCTGGAGGTTAAGGTCATACAGCCTGTTCTTCTGTCCAACGTGGTTTTGTGGAATTAAGCCACAACAGCTTTCCTGGCTACTGACTCACTGACTCTAGGTTTCTTTAATGCTATAGCAGGGATAATAACTACCTCTCATAGAAAGGTTTGTGAAGATTAGAAATGATTGtgatggtgcctggcacacagtggggacTCGggtttttctcctccctctccatgaAAGAGAAAGCTGACTGTTTTCCTAAAGGTAATCACACATAATCAAGGAGTAAACACTTTATATGTACgtgtatattatatacatgcaTTTTAATATACTTAAATACATTTAATGCTCATAATTTTTTGAAGCTGAGGCACTATTATGCTTTATTAATGAATTAGGACAAAAGTCTCTAAGTATTTGACTGTGACCTGATAAGTGAAAACCAGAACATACAccccagatatatatgtatatattgtttaTTTGGCAAGGGGTTAGGTAGTGGCAAAAAAGGTAAAACGAAGTTGTTTTCTATCTGTGACAAATAGCTATCTTATACATCACTATTCTGGAGACCACtggattaggaaactgaggcttaggttAAGCAAGCAGCTAGTAGCAAGTTCCGAAGCTGTTCAAAAGAGAACCTTTTGCTATGTTGGCCATTGTTTTGAGATCTGGCTGTGGACAGGATAAATAACCTCTTGCATTAATACCTCTTACATTCTTCACAGTAAATACATCTTGACATAATTCCAATaaaatttgtttcatattttcttcatgAAAAAATGAGCTAATAATGCTGGGTTTACCTGTTTTAGAAAGCAGGGAAAGAAGTGGGACTTTTCAATTTCCATCACCCCGAAAAGAAACTGCATTCAAATTAGCAGTCATGTTCCATTTCTCCCCAAAACTTCTTAGCACAGTTAACCACTGTCTACTTTCTGTCTACACAGATTTGCCTGTTTGGGACATTTCAAGTAAATGGGAGCTATACAGTCTGGTattttgtgtctgatttctttcacttagcatgttttcaaggttcatccttgTTGTAACATGTAGCAGTACTTAATTCTTTTTTACTGCAGAACAGTCATTTGTATGGCTATAGCatattttatttacccatttatcagtggatggatgtttgggttgtttctacttttagtttttatgaatatgaacattcatatacaagtttttatgtggacatacgttttcatttTTCCTAGGTATTCCTGGGATTAGAATTGGTGGGTCATACGGTAactatatgtttaacttttttaggGACGCAAGATTCTTTgccaaagtggctataccatttagGACTGGGACTTTTAAAATCAGTATCACCAATGGCTAGTGCAGGGTTTACTAAATGAATGTCGTTAGTAATTCATTCTATATAAACCTTCCTCAAATAACCAATATGAACTTTTGGGGTATATATTTATGACTCAATACAAATACATATAGCATGTACCCTACTTGTTAGCACTGCcattttcatctataaaaagaacATATTACAGACTtctatacagattttaaaaagactaagTTTTAAAGGTGGAAGTCTGATTTATGTTGTTTTCTAACCATCTGGCTTTCAAAATCACAGGTATAGTTACATTTAATACCAATCACATTGATTTTCTTATTCCATTTGCTTATATAACATTTCTAAAACTGATACCAACTGATCCTTTTTATGCATAAAATGGCTAATATCTACTTTGTAAAGTGTTACTCACTGGAAGAATCTCAAACGTCTGTAGTGTCCCACTGTTTAGTGTTATTGTTTCCGAGTCAACAGTAGCAGCAGGGGAGTCTGCTGAAGCTGCGGTTAAAACAAggacaataaataaaatactttgtaaatttaaatttccttaatGTACTCAATTAATTATGAAGGCAATCTCATCATCTGAATAATTTGCCTGAAAACCTGaagttatttaaatttctttggaGAAGTAAGAAATCAAATGTATTTGTCTGAGATGGCATAGATCGGGGTTGGCCAACTATGACCCATAGCCAAATCCAGCCCCCCACcagtttttataaataagctATTACAGGAACACATGCCATGCCTGTTTATACATTTCCTATGGTTGCTTTGGTACTACAAGGGCATagttgagtagctgtgacagagacaGTATTTGTTCATCCCTGGTACAgatcataaaatatttcaaatgttagGGATTAAGAGGAATACACTAAGGCTGACTTGCAAAGAGATAGGAGCTTGATAAAAAATACACTTCCCTGGGCCTTCTGGGAAGCAATATTGATGTCTGGAATGAGTCCAAGAACACTAGGCTTTAGTTCAAGTGACATTACTTCCGGCAATGTAAACTGGGCAGATAACTTACTTTAACCCAAACTAATGTTCAGTGACTATCTGTCCTGTCTACTTCATATAGTTGTTGTGAGGATCCAAAACATGCAATATATATAGTATTTCAGATGACCACATTAGGAAACTGAACAGCACTTTAGAGAGCAACAGCATAATCTCTTCACAGATATGTCAACTGAGGTTCAGACTTGATCAGTGTCTGCTCAAGGTTATAAATAACTAGAAGAAATGTGATCGCTTTTGGTGCTTTTAGTCACACCTGTGGTAAATCCATGTGAAAAAATGACTTGGAATAGACTCTTAAAGTATGATGTTTATTGTTAGTTTATTGTATTCTGACTATACTACTCAGTTTAAAAGAAATGCACTTGattcatgttatttctcttactATTTAATGGATTCTTAAGATCATACCTAGAATAATTTGAAGTGATTCCAGATAAATAACCTAAACCAAAGATAAGCGAATTATGGCCAGGGACAAATGTAGCTCAaggctaagaatggtttttatatttttaaaggattgtttaaaaacaaaacagaagagtcTATAAAGATCTATGTGGCCTGCTAACCGTAACATATTCATATTTACTGTTCTGGCCCTTAAGTTAATCCCTGACCTCTAacctaaaggaagaaagaagcatgAGATTTTAGACCAAATGCCAAGACTAATGGGTGTGTTGTAAAACTCTTACTATATTCACATTTCTTGCTGCAAgcaataaaattattctaaatatttttttaaaaagtcatgctGTGAATGAATATTAAGGTACTATTTATAAAACATGTTACTTTTCCAGTAAGTATTTTCAACCCAATAGCCAAGAAAACTTGTAACATTCTGCACACACAATTAATTTTTAGACAACAGCAGTTCTAATATTTATGGTGGGCTAGTAATTTCAGTTGCTTTGCAATTCTCAAGACTATACAACAAAACAAGCAAggccaaagaaaataaattcttcatGCTTTATTACACTGgtagaaaactaaaataaataaccaaatttaaattaaaactttaagaATAAGACAAGCATAATTAAACATCTTTACGGTGTAACTTTGACAGTCATTGCATGCACAGAAATACAGTGTTAATAACACTAATAAGTagcccagtgattctcaaacGGGATCACAGGGTACATCTGAAAATGTGTAGGGTGTTTGTATTTGCCATCAACTGGAAAGCACTGTTAGCATTTTGTGCGTGAGGTCAGAGGACCCTGAGCATCCTGTAATGTATAGGACATCCCTGCCAATAGAGAACTCTCCCACTCAAAATGCCAGTAATCACCTGGTTGAGAGTAACACCCAGTGACTGATACATACTCTTGGCAATGACTTTTCCATGGGCAAGTAACATGTAGGGGAAAAAAGTGaggttaaagggaaaaataatacgGTTCTGAGAATTTTATTCTCATTCCATTTCTGTAcctctataatggaaaaaatgcagaaagatCAACCAGGCTTAGGCCTCAGGAAATAAATTTCCTTTCCCTATTATCAATCACTGGATTCTCCTAATCTCATTAAGCATAAAAAATGCCAGAGGCTAAGGAAAAGACAGGGGTAAACAAACAGATCCCATAGGAAACTGGCTCTTTACTCcctaaagaaaatcattttcaacCTCACCAAAACTCCTTTCTTCTACATACCACCTCAAATCCGTTcctcatttgtgtatcttctggTGAATTACTACAAATGATGTGCCACCTTAGGGACTCTTATTTCCTTGCTCAACTGACCGTATTTTAGGTAGTTTCTATTACTCAATAATTATAACATCTAAAAAGTAGGATGACTTAAATGGTTTATAATGGCTGGGCAGTTGGTCAACAGTCTTTCCTGTCACATATTCATCCTTTGTGCAAATATTAATCAAGCTACTgaacaaaaaaaataatagatcGCCTTTAATTCTTCAACTTGGATACATTTCTATCAACATTCTAGAAGATTGAAATGTGTCAGAGCCATTAACTACATCTCAAATAGTAAAGAGTCTTGAGGTTCAAACACTTACAGACATGGGTGATCTGGACTGGAATCTGCAAGGCTGTCATAGGGCTTGGAGAGATGGCTGTACTGTCTTCCAAGCGGGCGACTCTGATCTGAacatgctgtacactggaattggAATTACTGTTTGGAACTCCAGATCCTGATTTAGTCTCCAAAAGCGTTGGGTTGTTTTTTTGATTCTCATGTAACTGTTTAAGACCTTTTATCAAGACTGAAGGGAGATGGGTAGACAAAAAGAACATTGATTCTCCGACACACCACCATCTAAGCAgcaagggaggtggggggggggggtgaggagggaaagTAGTTGGAATAAATAATTGTATACTGGATGTGAGATCTTACCACAataacaaaagtattttaaaactataaccTATATGGAAAGTTTTGGAAATGTTATCCatcaaaacatatttaaaaggtTCATAACATAATACTGTTCTTGCCATGCATTAACAGCTACTGTGAgaaacatagaaataagacataTTCTATGTCCTAGAGCTTCTTGATAAAATTCTTATTATTTAGGAAGAATACTGGTAATGGTAAGTAGCTTATTTTCGTTTTTTTAGTGAATAGCGTGCTTCCCCCAACCCCAAGGGCTCAGAGGGTACTTAACTGTTTAGCCATTACGAGAGCATAATCAATTGGCTATGAGTCTAACTCACAACTCCACAGTAGCAGCTGACTTTATCCAAAGGGTAATATGCAACCACCCTGAGTTCCTGTACAGGAAAGGCAACTCCTCTACTAATCATGATAAGCTACATCAGTCCTCTCAGATGATGCTGCAGTCTGGCTGGGTTCATGTTACACTGGTATTCATTCACTCTTCTGGTTTTAccagaatttataatttttaaaatttaaaataaatttataactctgtatttaactaaagaaaaaaaacaacaacacattTTCATCAAGCCAAAGTTCCTCAGCATTTAGTTTTCCTTGGCAAAAATGCAAGCTGGAGCACTGTACCAAGCGGAGTGAATGTGACAACCTAAATCAGACTGTACAGCTTAGATCAGTGCCTGAGTGCAAAGCAGTTGGTGAAGTGGAAAGTATGCTGTATCTCACTTCTAAGCAAACCTAACTTAAGACATCTAgatttacataataaataaaattagaaacttaCAGAGCCTTTGTTGTACAAATAAATCACCACAGAATTTCTCTAAATCACAAACCCACTTAAGATATTTGAAATTATTCAATTCATGAAAGTTGATTTAAACTTAAGTTTCTAGATACACATCTGtatacaatgaaaatatgtatgtaaaatcaATTTCCTCTTTGTAGTTTATGTGAGAGAACAAGAATGTgtgtaaatgtgtatattttcatCTTTGCTGCTTCTAGAATTACAAACTATCTTCTCGAGGGAAG encodes:
- the DMTF1 gene encoding cyclin-D-binding Myb-like transcription factor 1 isoform X3, translated to MSTVEEDSDTVTVETVNSVTLTRDTDGNLILHCPQNVSENDQSFEVTMTATTEVADDEITEGTVTQIQILQNEQLDEVSPLGNEEVSAVSQAWFTTKEDKDSLTNKGHKWKQGMWSKEEIDILMNNIERYLKARGIKDATEIIFEMSKDERKDFYRTIAWGLNRPLFAVYRRVLRMYDDRNHVGKYTPEEIEKLKELRIKHGNDWATIGAALGRSASSVKDRCRLMKDTCNTGKWTEEEEKRLAEVVHELTSTEPGDIVTQGVSWAAVAERVGTRSEKQCRSKWLNYLNWKQSGGTEWTKEDEINLILRIAELDVADENDINWDLLAEGWSSVRSPQWLRSKWWTIKRQIANHKDVSFPVLIKGLKQLHENQKNNPTLLETKSGSGVPNSNSNSSVQHVQIRVARLEDSTAISPSPMTALQIPVQITHVSSADSPAATVDSETITLNSGTLQTFEILPSFHLQPTGTPGTYLLQTSSSQGLPLTLTASPTVTLTAAAPASPEQIIVHALSPEHLLNTSDNVTVQCHTPRVIIQTVATEDITSSISQAELTVDSDIHSSDFPEPPDALEADTFPDEIHQPKITIEPSFNDAHVSKFSDQNSTELMNSVMVRTEEEISDTDLKQEDTPSPLARAYVTEALESPTIEEQVDQTTIDDETILIVPSPHGFIQTSDVIDTESVLPLTTLTDPILQHHREESNIIGSSLGSPVSEDSKDVEDLVNCH